The following are encoded in a window of Magnolia sinica isolate HGM2019 chromosome 11, MsV1, whole genome shotgun sequence genomic DNA:
- the LOC131218847 gene encoding probable xyloglucan glycosyltransferase 9, with amino-acid sequence MAPSFNWWGRESHQSTPLIIRMENPNYSMVELEGPNDEDFISPTGKRSSGKTGRGKNAKQLTWVMLLKAHKAAGCLTSIGSAAFGLAAAVRRRFASGRMDSETANEVEENPTVKGRFYSCIKLFLVLSVVMLAFEITAYLKGWHFAGPQSQLPRIFSSPLEIWGLFNSLYSSWVLLRVEYLAPILQFLSDACTILFLIQSADRLVLCLGCFWIRWKKIKPVPKQTVEDLEAGGAEFFPMVLVQIPMCNEKEVYQQSIAACCSLDWPGSNLLIQVLDDSDDPTTQMLIKEEVLKWQHNGAHIVYRHRVIRDGYKAGNLKSAMNCSYVKDYEFVAIFDADFQPSSDFLKKTIPHFKDNEEVGLVQARWSFVNRDENLLTRLQNVNLSFHFAVEQQVNGIFINFFGFNGTAGVWRIKALEDAGGWMERTTVEDMDIAVRAHLHGWKFIFLNDVECQCELPESYEAYRKQQYRWHSGPMHLFRLCLPDIIRSKISIWKKANLVFLFFLLRKLILPFYSFTLFCIILPMTMFVPEAELPIWVVCYIPATMSFLNILPAPKSFPFIVPYLLFENTMSVTKFTAMISGLFQLGSSYEWVVTKKSGRSSEGDLVSLLDKEPMHHRGASAPDLDAIEKEASLNQQLQESQKKHNRIYRKELALALLLLTASARSLLSAQGIHFYFLLFQGASFLVVGLDLIGEQVN; translated from the exons ATGGCTCCATCGTTCAATTGGTGGGGCAGGGAGAGCCACCAGAGCACGCCTTTAATCATCAGAATGGAGAACCCCAACTACTCCATGGTCGAATTGGAGGGCCCCAACGACGAAGATTTCATCTCTCCCACTGGAAAAAGGAGCTCCGGCAAGACCGGCAGGGGGAAAAACGCCAAACAGCTGACTTGGGTCATGCTCCTCAAGGCCCACAAAGCCGCCGGCTGCCTTACCTCCATTGGCTCCGCAGCCTTCGGGCTTGCAGCCGCTGTCCGGCGGCGGTTCGCCTCAGGCAGGATGGACTCGGAGACGGCGAATGAGGTCGAAGAGAATCCTACAGTGAAGGGCAGGTTCTACTCCTGCATCAAGCTCTTCCTGGTGCTGTCTGTCGTAATGCTGGCGTTCGAGATCACCGCTTACTTGAAAGGGTGGCATTTTGCGGGGCCGCAGTCGCAGCTGCCGAGGATATTCTCTTCGCCATTGGAGATTTGGGGTCTGTTCAATTCATTGTATTCTAGCTGGGTTTTGTTGCGGGTGGAGTATCTCGCTCCCATTCTTCAGTTTCTCTCCGACGCCTGCACCATTCTGTTCTTGATACAGAGCGCTGACCGACTGGTTTTGTGTTTGGGGTGCTTTTGGATCCGATGGAAGAAGATAAAGCCCGTTCCGAAACAGACGGTTGAGGATCTCGAAGCCGGTGGAGCAGAATTCTTCCCCATGGTGCTTGTACAGATTCCCATGTGCAATGAGAAAGAG GTTTATCAGCAGTCAATTGCTGCCTGCTGCAGTCTAGACTGGCCGGGTTCGAACCTGCTAATCCAAGTCCTCGATGATTCAGATGACCCCACGACGCAGATGCTTATCAAGGAAGAGGTGTTGAAGTGGCagcataatggggcccacattgtaTACCGGCACCGTGTCATCAGAGACGGGTACAAGGCTGGGAATCTCAAGTCGGCAATGAATTGTAGTTATGTCAAGGACTATGAGTTCGTTGCCATCTTCGATGCCGATTTTCAGCCGTCTTCCGATTTCCTAAAGAAGACCATTCCCCATTTCAAG GATAATGAGGAAGTGGGGCTAGTGCAGGCGAGATGGTCGTTCGTGAACAGGGATGAGAACTTGTTGACGAGATTGCAGAACGTGAATTTGTCATTCCATTTTGCAGTGGAGCAGCAAGTGAACGGCATTTTCATCAATTTCTTCGGGTTCAATGGGACTGCTGGGGTGTGGAGGATAAAGGCATTGGAGGATGCCGGAGGGTGGATGGAGAGGACGACGGTTGAGGACATGGATATCGCCGTCCGTGCTCATCTGCATGGTTGGAAATTCATCTTCCTTAACGATGTCGAG TGCCAATGCGAGCTACCGGAATCATATGAAGCTTACAGGAAGCAGCAATACCGGTGGCATTCTGGTCCAATGCATCTGTTTCGACTATGTTTACCCGATATCATCCGATCCAAG ATCAGCATTTGGAAGAAGGCCAATCTCGTATTCCTCTTCTTTCTACTAAGAAAACTGATCCTCCCCTTCTATTCCTTCACCCTCTTCTGCATTATCCTCCCAATGACCATGTTTGTCCCCGAGGCCGAGCTCCCCATCTGGGTTGTCTGCTACATCCCCGCCACAATGTCCTTCCTCAACATCCTCCCCGCCCCAAAATCCTTCCCTTTCATCGTCCCCTACCTTCTCTTCGAGAACACCATGTCCGTCACCAAGTTCACTGCCATGATCTCAGGCCTCTTCCAGCTTGGCAGCTCCTACGAGTGGGTGGTGACCAAGAAATCCGGACGCTCGTCTGAGGGCGACCTCGTCTCGCTGCTCGACAAGGAGCCAATGCACCATCGAGGCGCCTCCGCGCCCgatctcgatgccatcgagaaagagGCCTCCCTAAACCAACAGCTGCAGGAATCCCAAAAGAAGCATAACCGAATATATAGAAAGGAGCTGGCATTGGCGCTTCTCCTTCTGACGGCATCGGCCAGGAGCTTGCTTTCCGCACAGGGCATACATTTCTACTTCTTGCTCTTTCAAGGGGCCTCTTTCTTGGTGGTGGGCCTCGACCTGATTGGCGAACAAGTCAATTGA